A region of the Propionispora hippei DSM 15287 genome:
CTGCCGGTCTTATGGGAACGGTATCACTGGGCAGTGTAGCTCAGGCTTCCTGGTTTAACCTGGTTACGCCGCTTTACTTCGGTGTGCCTACCTTTGAGCCGAGTGCCGTGATTACGATGATCATTGTAGCCGTTGTTAGTATGATTGAATCGACCGGCGTGTTTATGGCATTGGGTGAGATTTGCAAACGGGATTTGTCAGAGAACGATCTGGCACGGGGTTACCGGGCCGAAGGTCTGGCCGTTATGCTTGGCGGACTGTTTAATTCCTTCCCCTATACGACTTTCTCTCAGAATGTGGGCCTGGTGCAGCTTTCTAATTCCAAAACGGCCAATGTGACCATTGTTGCCGGAGGTATGTTGATTTTGTTAGGCTTTATTCCTAAATTCGCCGCTTTGGCGATGATTATACCCAGTGCCGTGCTGGGCGGTGCCATGATTGCCATGTTTGGCATTGTGGTGGCTTCCGGTATTAGAATGCTGAGCAAGGTCGATTTTACCAGCAATGAGAATTTACTGGTTATCGCCTGTTCGGTGACCTTAGGCTTAGGCGTGACTGTAGTGCCCAACCTGTTTGTCAAGTTGCCGCCGCTGCTTAAGATGTTTTTTGAAAATGGCATTGTAACCGGCGCGCTGACAGCGGTCATCTTGAATATCCTTTTAAACATGACAGCCGGAAAAAGCGTGACGCAGCCCAAGTTGACGGCGCACGGATAAGCAAAACGGTCCTTATAACTCAACCCTGACTCCTCAATAACGCCAGGGTTGAATTCGTTAAATGAAAAGGTAAGTTCAAGAATGGGTCAAAGCATGGAGAATGCAAGAATAAGGTCAACTCATTTCACTTTACGAAGGAGAAAAAAGGCTG
Encoded here:
- a CDS encoding nucleobase:cation symporter-2 family protein, whose product is MKQTNGKTLLLGAQHVLAMYAGAIIVPLIVGGALKLDATQMSYIIAADLLTSGIATLLQAWRNPFFGIGLPVVLGCTFTAVFPMISIGGQYGLTAMYGSIICSGLFVVLIANYFSKLVKFFPPVVTGSVVTIIGVTLVPVAINNMAGGVGSPDFGSLTNFALAFGTLLFIILVNRFTRGFIRSISVLLGLIAGTLAAGLMGTVSLGSVAQASWFNLVTPLYFGVPTFEPSAVITMIIVAVVSMIESTGVFMALGEICKRDLSENDLARGYRAEGLAVMLGGLFNSFPYTTFSQNVGLVQLSNSKTANVTIVAGGMLILLGFIPKFAALAMIIPSAVLGGAMIAMFGIVVASGIRMLSKVDFTSNENLLVIACSVTLGLGVTVVPNLFVKLPPLLKMFFENGIVTGALTAVILNILLNMTAGKSVTQPKLTAHG